The sequence CCCAACCCATCCAGCAGCCGACAAGCGACTGACCGCCGGGCTGTGCGAGAATCGAGGACCGGGCATGTAGAGCCCGGTCCTCAGTCGTTGTGGAGAAAACATGGGGAGGAGTCGGAATGGGTGCGCGCGTCGAACCAGTCAGCTTCACCATCGAGCCGCTGCCGCCGTTCCGGCTCGACCTGACGGTCTGGGTCCTCCGCCGCCGGCCGGACAACGTGGTGGATCGCTGGGACGGCCGGACGTACCGGCGGGTGCTCCCCGTGAACGGCCAGCCGATCGAGGTCGCCGTCACCCAGACCGGGCCGGTGGATTCGCCGTGCCTGCACGTTGTCGCGTCCGGCCCGGGCGCCGACGAAACGGTGGTTCCGGAGCTCCGGCGGACGCTCATGCGCACACTGGGCACGGGCGTGGATCTGAGCGGCTTCTCCCGACTGGCCGCGGGCGACCCGGCGCTCGCCGAACTCGCCGACCGCCTCCGCGGCGCGAAACCCACCCGCTACCCGACGGTCTATGAGGCACTGGTCAATGCCATCGCCTGCCAGCAGATCACGCTGACCTTCGGCCTGCGGATCCTGTCGCGCCTAGCCCAAGAATGCGGCATGACCATCGAACGCGACGGCGAGACTCACGTCGCCTTCCCCCGCCCGGAGGACGTACTCACCGTAAGCCCGGACCGCCTGCGCGAGTTGGGTTTCAGCCGGCAGAAGGCGCGGGCGGTGCTGGAGCTATCGGAGCGCCTGGTCGACGGGTCGCTGGACCTGGAGCCTCTGGAGGACCTGCCGGACGACGCGGCGATGGAGCGCCTGCTCGCACTGCGCGGTGTCGGGCGCTGGACGGCGGAGTATGTCCTGCTACGCGGACTCGGACGGGTGCACATCTTCCCCGGCGATGACGTCGGCGGGCGGAACAACCTCCGCCGCTGGCTCGGCATTGAGGAAGCGCTCGACTACGACGGCGTGCAGCGCGTGCTCGGGGCCTGGCGCGACTACGGCGGGCTCCTGTACTTCTACCTGCTCCTGTCCCGGATCGCCGAAGCAGGCCATGTGGCGCTGGATGGTCCACGGGAGGCGTCATAACAGACCCGGGCCACCGCGTGAACCAATGTCATCCTGAGCGGAGCCTGGACCGGCGCCAGCCGGGCCTGGCAAAGTCGAAGGATCTCTAAGCGGGGTGGTCGCCGCAGCGCGAGATCCTTCGCTGCGCTAAGGATGACACACCACCCGCAGCAGATGCGCCGCGCTGGGGCGGGTGGCTCCACTCGGGATGACAGGCAAACCAAGGGGCTCTCCCGCCTTATACCAGCCTAATCGGGTGCACCGAGTGGTGCTGGTTCCAGTACTTGAAGGCGGAACCGAGCGCCGTAGTGATTTACCACCGGCCAGGTTGGACGTCTGGTGGGCTCGGCTATGTTCTTGCAGGGCAAGCTCAAGGCGAGTGGTACAGTGTCCTGGAAGGCAGCGGGGATGGCCTGCCGGGTGCGCGCCCATACCTGACCGTTCTGAGTGGACCGATGCCGCCCGCGGCGGTCACCTCGCGGTACGGTGTCCGGTACCCCGCTGTAAAGACGATTGGCCGGGCGCTGCGCCCAGAGGTGGCGATCGTCGAGGTGGAGTACGACGACGGCGCCGTGCAGCAGACGGGCCTCACCAACGGTGTCTTCGCACTCTTCAGGGAGGCGAGCACGACCTGTGCGATCAGGGCCTACGACGCGCAGGAGCGGCTGTTGCACGAGGTTCGGGTGCCCAACGACCCATCCCCCTTCATGCGCTTCGGCCACGACGCGCCGGGGGCGTGCCGGGAGTAGGCGGCCTCGTGTCGCTCTCCCGCGATGAGCACGTCGATCCTGAGACGTAAGGCGCGGGATCCATGAGCGACGCGACCCGGGTACTCACAATCGGCCACTCGACGCGGTCTGTCGAGGAATTGATCGACCTGCTGCGGGAGAACGGCGTGACCCGGCTGGTCGATGTGCGCACCGTGCCCCGGTCGCGCAAGAATCCGCAATTCAACCGGGAGACGCTGCCCGAGGCACTGGCGGAGGCCGGGATCGCCTACACGCATGCGCCTGAACTGGGCGGGCTCCGGCGGGCGCGAGCCGACTCGCCCAACACTGGATGGCGCAACGCCTCTTTCCGCGGCT is a genomic window of Sphaerobacter thermophilus DSM 20745 containing:
- a CDS encoding DNA-3-methyladenine glycosylase family protein, whose product is MGARVEPVSFTIEPLPPFRLDLTVWVLRRRPDNVVDRWDGRTYRRVLPVNGQPIEVAVTQTGPVDSPCLHVVASGPGADETVVPELRRTLMRTLGTGVDLSGFSRLAAGDPALAELADRLRGAKPTRYPTVYEALVNAIACQQITLTFGLRILSRLAQECGMTIERDGETHVAFPRPEDVLTVSPDRLRELGFSRQKARAVLELSERLVDGSLDLEPLEDLPDDAAMERLLALRGVGRWTAEYVLLRGLGRVHIFPGDDVGGRNNLRRWLGIEEALDYDGVQRVLGAWRDYGGLLYFYLLLSRIAEAGHVALDGPREAS
- a CDS encoding DUF488 family protein; its protein translation is MSDATRVLTIGHSTRSVEELIDLLRENGVTRLVDVRTVPRSRKNPQFNRETLPEALAEAGIAYTHAPELGGLRRARADSPNTGWRNASFRGFADYMQTPEFAAALDELIDLARGEQIAIMCAEAVPWRCHRSLIADALTVRGIPVAHIMGPRSTQPHRMTPFAVVDGTDITYPPEEPTSQG